Proteins found in one Nostoc sp. NIES-3756 genomic segment:
- the lptC gene encoding LPS export ABC transporter periplasmic protein LptC has translation MRLNKIKWTYLFLTTLLIIGLTACVGKLPANNQQNNSDPSKRDSSLTFFDVTLEQADEVGRPVWRVKAKQAQYTKEKEIGEALSPYGELYQDGQIVYQVKAEKADITQDGKQLFLKGKILATDPKNGVVLQGNELEWRPNEDLLIVRNKINGTHKQLQATAQEAKVKTREQRMDFSGGVVANSLDPQMQMRTEHLIWQIKEEKLIGDCPMQFDRYKNNQITDRGRGDSAEVNLKTKIATVNKNSQIDLLDPPVQIVSQSMNWNMNTETVKTNSPIRIFQRVDKLTVTANQGEMRIPQKTAYLRGNVNAVGQRRQTLNSQKLTWYLDRKLVEAQGNVVYKQVDPALTFNGDTAVGNLETENIVVRGGNSGDRVVTEIIPEEPRARN, from the coding sequence ATGAGATTAAATAAAATCAAGTGGACTTACTTATTTTTAACTACCTTATTAATCATTGGATTAACAGCTTGTGTAGGTAAATTACCTGCGAATAATCAACAAAACAATTCTGATCCCAGTAAACGAGATAGTAGCTTGACCTTCTTTGATGTCACTTTAGAACAAGCAGATGAAGTGGGGCGACCTGTATGGAGAGTTAAAGCTAAACAAGCACAATATACTAAAGAAAAAGAAATTGGTGAAGCCTTAAGTCCCTATGGGGAATTGTACCAAGATGGGCAAATAGTTTATCAAGTTAAAGCCGAGAAAGCAGATATCACACAAGATGGGAAACAACTATTTCTCAAAGGTAAAATATTAGCTACAGACCCAAAAAATGGTGTCGTTCTCCAAGGTAATGAATTAGAATGGCGACCAAATGAAGATTTATTGATTGTTCGTAACAAAATTAACGGTACTCATAAACAACTACAAGCAACCGCACAGGAAGCTAAAGTCAAAACCCGCGAACAACGGATGGATTTTTCCGGTGGCGTGGTTGCTAATTCCCTTGATCCCCAAATGCAAATGCGAACTGAACACTTGATTTGGCAGATTAAAGAAGAAAAATTAATTGGCGATTGCCCAATGCAATTTGACCGCTACAAGAACAATCAAATCACAGATCGCGGTCGGGGAGACTCGGCGGAAGTCAACTTAAAAACCAAAATTGCCACAGTGAATAAAAATTCCCAAATTGATTTACTAGACCCACCTGTACAAATAGTTAGTCAATCAATGAATTGGAATATGAACACGGAAACAGTAAAGACAAATTCACCCATCCGCATATTTCAACGGGTGGATAAATTAACTGTTACCGCCAACCAAGGAGAAATGAGAATCCCTCAAAAAACAGCTTATCTCAGAGGTAATGTGAATGCTGTGGGTCAACGCCGCCAAACCCTCAACTCACAAAAACTGACATGGTATCTCGATAGGAAATTAGTAGAAGCGCAAGGAAATGTAGTTTACAAACAAGTTGACCCTGCTTTAACCTTTAACGGTGACACAGCCGTCGGTAATTTGGAAACTGAGAATATAGTAGTTAGGGGTGGTAATTCTGGCGATCGCGTAGTGACAGAGATTATTCCCGAAGAACCAAGGGCGAGAAATTAG
- a CDS encoding LabA-like NYN domain-containing protein encodes MLNNLENDSIFTPEQVLENRGRVAIFIDGSNLFYAALQLGIEIDYTKLLCRLTGGSRLLRAFFYTGVDRTNEKQQGFLLWMRRNGYRVIAKDLVQLPDGSKKANLDVEIAVDMMALVDSYDTAVLVSGDGDLAYAVNSVSYRGVRVEVVSLRSMTSDSLINVSDRYIDLEAIKEDIQKTPRQSYPYRPLSAMGFLDDPSDGHLEIQDS; translated from the coding sequence ATGTTGAATAATCTAGAAAATGATTCGATATTTACACCGGAACAGGTTTTAGAAAATCGAGGACGAGTTGCCATTTTTATTGATGGGTCAAATCTATTTTACGCTGCTTTGCAATTAGGAATTGAAATAGATTACACAAAATTGCTATGTCGTTTGACTGGCGGTTCTCGATTATTAAGAGCTTTTTTCTACACTGGTGTAGATAGAACAAATGAAAAGCAACAGGGGTTTTTGTTGTGGATGCGGCGTAATGGTTATCGCGTCATCGCCAAAGATTTGGTACAGTTGCCAGATGGCTCAAAAAAAGCCAACCTAGATGTAGAAATAGCTGTAGATATGATGGCTTTAGTCGATTCCTATGATACGGCTGTTCTAGTCAGTGGTGATGGGGATTTGGCTTATGCAGTCAATTCTGTCAGTTATCGTGGCGTGCGGGTAGAAGTTGTCAGCTTAAGGTCAATGACTAGTGATAGCTTAATTAATGTCAGCGATCGCTATATTGATTTAGAGGCTATCAAAGAAGACATCCAAAAAACTCCCCGCCAGAGTTACCCCTATCGACCTTTATCAGCTATGGGATTTTTGGATGATCCCAGCGATGGACACCTAGAAATTCAAGATTCATGA
- the metG gene encoding methionine--tRNA ligase, with product MNLVNKVKKTFALTTPLYYVNDVPHIGSAYTTMAADAIARFGKLLGHEVLLITGTDEHGQKIQRSAESLGKAPQDFCDSVVPSFKSLWELLNIGYDRFSRTTAVRHKAIVNEFFGRVWERGDIYQGQQKGWYCVSCEEFKEERELLEGNRCPIHINKEVEWRDEQNYFFRLSKYQTQLEEFYQSHPDFIQPESRRNEVLSFVSQGLQDFSISRVNLDWGFPIPTDPKHTIYVWFDALLGYVTALLDPEAEPTLENALAKWWPINLHLIGKDILRFHAVYWPAMLLSAGLPLPERVFGHGFLTKDGQKMGKSLGNTVDPIALVQQYGSDAVRYYFLKEIEFGKDGDFNEVRFINVLNADLANDLGNLLNRTLNMVKKYCANYALSITNEDIPAENALKALGVNLGDKVKQAYEVLAFNQACELVLSLVRASNKFIDEQAPWTLYKQGRQQEVETVLYTVLESVRLSAYLLSPVIPNISSNIYQQLGLEIDFNEKTDIVPFEIHSQWGLLSNQQQLAQPQPIFKRIEPPK from the coding sequence ATGAATCTAGTGAATAAAGTAAAAAAGACATTTGCACTCACAACACCACTGTATTATGTAAACGATGTTCCTCATATTGGTAGCGCTTACACAACAATGGCAGCAGACGCAATAGCGCGATTTGGGAAGCTATTGGGACATGAAGTGCTGTTAATAACAGGTACAGATGAACATGGGCAGAAAATTCAGCGTTCAGCTGAAAGTTTGGGGAAAGCACCACAAGATTTTTGTGACAGTGTTGTTCCTAGCTTTAAGAGTTTATGGGAATTATTGAATATTGGCTACGATCGCTTTAGTCGAACTACGGCTGTGCGGCACAAAGCCATTGTCAACGAGTTTTTTGGGCGGGTGTGGGAACGTGGCGATATCTATCAAGGGCAGCAAAAAGGCTGGTATTGTGTATCCTGTGAAGAATTTAAAGAAGAACGGGAACTGCTAGAAGGAAATCGTTGCCCCATTCATATTAATAAGGAAGTGGAATGGCGAGACGAACAAAACTACTTTTTCCGTCTCTCAAAATATCAAACTCAATTAGAGGAGTTTTACCAGTCTCACCCAGATTTTATCCAGCCAGAAAGCCGCCGCAATGAAGTTCTCAGCTTTGTTAGCCAAGGCTTGCAAGACTTTTCCATTTCGCGGGTAAATTTAGATTGGGGTTTTCCTATACCCACCGACCCTAAACATACTATATATGTTTGGTTCGATGCCTTGCTTGGTTATGTCACAGCTTTGTTAGATCCTGAAGCCGAACCAACCTTAGAAAATGCCCTGGCAAAATGGTGGCCGATAAACTTACATCTCATTGGTAAAGATATCCTACGCTTTCATGCTGTGTACTGGCCAGCAATGCTGTTGTCTGCTGGCTTACCTTTACCAGAGCGAGTTTTTGGGCATGGTTTTTTGACCAAAGATGGGCAGAAAATGGGCAAAAGCCTGGGAAATACTGTAGATCCCATTGCCTTAGTCCAGCAGTATGGAAGTGATGCAGTTCGTTATTACTTCCTTAAGGAAATCGAATTTGGCAAAGATGGCGACTTTAATGAAGTTAGATTCATCAATGTGCTGAATGCAGATTTGGCAAATGATTTAGGTAATTTGCTTAATCGCACCTTGAACATGGTGAAAAAATACTGCGCTAACTATGCGCTATCAATTACTAATGAGGATATTCCGGCGGAAAATGCTTTGAAAGCACTAGGTGTCAATTTAGGAGATAAAGTCAAACAAGCTTACGAAGTGTTAGCTTTTAATCAAGCTTGCGAACTTGTGCTGTCACTAGTGCGAGCCAGCAATAAGTTTATTGATGAACAAGCACCTTGGACATTATATAAACAAGGACGACAGCAGGAAGTCGAAACTGTACTATACACTGTTTTAGAATCTGTCAGACTATCAGCTTACTTGCTATCGCCCGTAATTCCTAATATCAGTAGCAACATTTATCAGCAACTGGGCTTGGAAATTGACTTTAATGAAAAAACAGATATTGTTCCTTTTGAGATTCATTCACAATGGGGTTTACTATCTAATCAACAACAGTTGGCCCAACCCCAACCCATTTTTAAACGCATAGAACCACCAAAGTAA
- a CDS encoding lysophospholipid acyltransferase family protein, whose translation MTVNNPLDISRTFLTTLSTRMFRYYEDRIPQDASLLIVSNHRSFMDALVLMAALSSPIRFACHHYMGQVPILREFVTGQLGCFPLEENQNRQQSFFAQSQKLLQSKQMVGVFPEGADPMVQYTPADQVGDFRRGFAHLALRSQVKDLVVLPVAIASLEESNTAAFPLKLLSLFDPSEPLFNQYGWHPLVIYHRVAILIGRPYWITSHHHNQYHGKQAKNVVAELTTHCHDEISKLLYQGCY comes from the coding sequence ATGACTGTAAATAACCCCCTAGATATTTCCCGGACATTCTTAACAACACTCTCTACTAGAATGTTTCGCTATTACGAGGATCGCATTCCCCAAGATGCCAGTTTGTTAATAGTGAGCAATCATCGCAGTTTTATGGATGCACTAGTGTTAATGGCGGCTTTATCTAGTCCCATTCGCTTTGCTTGCCACCACTATATGGGACAAGTGCCAATACTGCGAGAGTTTGTTACAGGACAGTTGGGTTGTTTTCCATTAGAGGAAAACCAGAACCGTCAGCAAAGCTTTTTTGCTCAGTCACAGAAGCTACTACAGTCAAAACAGATGGTAGGCGTATTTCCCGAAGGCGCTGATCCGATGGTGCAATATACCCCAGCCGATCAAGTTGGCGATTTCCGTCGCGGCTTTGCTCATCTAGCACTACGTTCTCAGGTGAAGGATTTAGTTGTCTTACCAGTGGCGATCGCATCTTTAGAGGAGAGTAATACAGCCGCCTTTCCGCTAAAATTATTGAGTCTGTTCGACCCTTCCGAACCATTATTCAATCAATACGGTTGGCATCCCTTGGTAATTTATCATCGGGTGGCCATATTAATTGGTCGTCCTTACTGGATTACATCCCATCATCACAACCAATATCATGGTAAACAGGCGAAAAATGTTGTGGCTGAACTAACCACACACTGCCATGATGAAATTTCTAAGTTACTATACCAAGGTTGTTATTGA
- a CDS encoding alpha/beta fold hydrolase — MPEVELKPCFLTPRRIQPEYPLFVYLPGMDGTGQLLRSQTAGLETGFDVRCLAIPRQDLTSWDVLTNNVLDLIHAELEKSSQRVVYLCGESFGGCLAMKVAIQSPKLFKRLILINPASAFKLRPWLDWISQLVELVPESLYDVGALGLLPFLASLQRISRNIRHELLKTMRYVPAETVVWRLSLLREFDVSDEQLKSLNQTTLLIAGGSDCLLPSVNEVTRLANLIPNSQAVILPQCGHACLLEEDVNLYEILQFNKFLEIKSPKIPDLTISQKH, encoded by the coding sequence ATGCCAGAAGTTGAATTAAAGCCGTGTTTTCTGACTCCTAGACGAATACAACCAGAGTATCCGTTGTTCGTCTATTTACCAGGAATGGATGGGACTGGTCAATTATTGCGATCGCAAACTGCGGGATTAGAAACAGGCTTTGATGTCCGGTGTTTAGCGATCCCCCGCCAAGACCTCACAAGCTGGGATGTCCTGACAAATAACGTTTTAGATTTAATTCATGCAGAATTAGAAAAAAGTTCTCAGCGAGTAGTTTACTTGTGTGGTGAATCATTTGGCGGTTGCTTGGCGATGAAAGTAGCCATTCAATCACCCAAATTATTTAAACGCCTCATTTTGATTAATCCAGCTTCCGCTTTTAAACTGCGTCCTTGGTTAGATTGGATTTCTCAACTTGTGGAATTAGTCCCAGAATCTTTATATGATGTCGGTGCATTGGGATTATTACCATTTTTAGCATCTTTGCAACGGATATCGCGGAATATTCGCCACGAACTGCTAAAAACCATGCGCTATGTACCCGCAGAGACCGTAGTTTGGCGCTTATCTTTATTGCGAGAATTTGATGTTAGTGATGAGCAATTAAAATCACTGAATCAAACAACATTATTAATCGCAGGTGGAAGCGATTGCCTCTTACCATCAGTCAACGAAGTTACCCGCTTGGCAAATCTCATCCCCAATTCTCAAGCAGTAATTCTACCCCAGTGTGGACACGCCTGCTTACTAGAAGAAGATGTAAACCTCTACGAAATTCTGCAATTTAATAAGTTTCTGGAAATTAAAAGCCCTAAAATTCCTGACCTCACAATTTCCCAAAAACATTGA
- a CDS encoding leucyl aminopeptidase, giving the protein MAIQLSDKSLLEWAGDSLAIALFEDAVELTGELASLDERFAGLLKEIIAEEEFTGKANSTVFTRVGGGNSLKKIILVGLGKPENLKVETLRRAAAAVGRVAKKQKSKVLGLSFPLCNNDPTASAQAIAEGVQLALYQDNRFKSDPEDKGSLVETVELLGFAGQEEAINRANQIVSGVILARQLVAAPANSVTPITMAEIAQQIANDHGLQVQILEQEDCEKLGMGAFLGVALASDLPPKFIHLTYKPEGAPKRRVAIVGKGLTFDSGGLNIKGAGSGIETMKIDMGGAAATLGAAKAIAQIKPDVEVHFISAVTENMISGKAMHPGDILTASNGKTIEVNNTDAEGRLTLADALVYTDKLGLDAIVDLATLTGANVIALGDDIAGLYTPDDALAGKLEQAASESGEKIWRMPMEEKYFEGLKSGIADMKNTGPRPGGSITASLFLKQFVKETAWAHLDIAGPVWSDKENGYNGPGATGYGVRLLVNWVLSN; this is encoded by the coding sequence ATGGCAATTCAATTAAGTGATAAGTCTCTGCTAGAATGGGCAGGCGATAGTTTGGCGATCGCATTATTTGAAGATGCAGTCGAGTTAACTGGTGAACTGGCGAGTTTAGATGAGAGGTTCGCCGGACTTTTAAAAGAAATCATTGCCGAAGAAGAGTTTACAGGCAAAGCCAACAGCACAGTTTTTACCCGCGTCGGTGGTGGTAATTCATTAAAGAAAATTATTTTGGTGGGTTTGGGCAAACCCGAAAATTTAAAAGTAGAAACCTTAAGACGGGCGGCGGCGGCTGTAGGTAGAGTAGCTAAAAAACAAAAAAGCAAAGTTCTGGGCTTGAGTTTTCCCTTGTGTAACAATGACCCCACAGCTTCAGCCCAAGCAATTGCTGAAGGTGTACAACTAGCCCTGTATCAAGATAATCGTTTTAAATCAGACCCAGAAGATAAAGGTTCTTTAGTAGAAACTGTAGAATTATTGGGTTTTGCTGGGCAAGAAGAAGCAATCAACCGCGCCAATCAAATCGTATCAGGGGTAATTTTGGCTCGACAGTTGGTAGCAGCACCAGCCAATAGCGTTACACCAATTACTATGGCGGAAATTGCTCAACAAATTGCTAACGACCACGGTTTGCAAGTGCAAATATTAGAGCAGGAAGATTGCGAAAAGCTAGGCATGGGAGCATTTTTAGGAGTTGCCCTAGCCTCAGATTTGCCACCTAAATTTATTCACCTCACCTACAAACCAGAAGGCGCACCCAAACGTAGAGTAGCAATTGTAGGTAAAGGTTTAACCTTCGACTCTGGTGGGTTAAATATTAAAGGTGCGGGTAGCGGTATCGAAACCATGAAAATCGATATGGGTGGTGCAGCCGCTACTTTAGGTGCAGCTAAAGCCATTGCACAAATTAAGCCAGATGTGGAAGTTCACTTTATATCAGCCGTTACCGAAAATATGATTAGCGGTAAGGCTATGCACCCAGGAGACATCCTCACAGCCTCAAATGGCAAAACAATCGAAGTAAACAACACCGACGCTGAAGGGCGTTTAACCCTTGCTGATGCCTTAGTGTATACCGATAAATTGGGTTTAGATGCGATCGTTGATTTAGCTACTCTCACTGGTGCAAACGTTATCGCGTTGGGTGATGATATCGCTGGGTTATATACACCCGATGATGCCTTAGCAGGAAAACTAGAACAAGCCGCCAGCGAGTCTGGTGAAAAGATTTGGCGGATGCCAATGGAAGAAAAATATTTTGAAGGGCTGAAGTCTGGTATTGCTGATATGAAGAACACCGGGCCTCGTCCTGGCGGTTCTATTACAGCTTCTTTATTCCTCAAACAATTTGTCAAAGAAACCGCTTGGGCGCACTTAGATATTGCTGGCCCAGTCTGGTCAGATAAAGAAAACGGTTACAACGGCCCAGGCGCAACTGGTTATGGCGTGAGGTTGTTGGTTAATTGGGTATTGAGTAATTAA
- the plsX gene encoding phosphate acyltransferase PlsX gives MGSTGVRIAIDAMGGDHAPKEIVAGAVRASEELGVKVLLVGDPQQIASALPPKTNLERVEIVPAEEAIAMDEEPLNAVRRKRKASINVAMDLVKQQQADAVFSAGHSGAAMASALLRLGRLPGVDRPAIGTVFPTIKAGKPVLILDVGANVDCRPKFLEQFAVVGSTYSKYVLGTDEPKVGLLNIGEEDTKGNELALRTHELLKANPNIKFIGNAEGRDVLSGEFDVIVCDGFVGNILLKFAEAIGGVILQILREELPQGLHGQIGTAILKPNLKRIKQRMDHAEHGGALLLGVSGVCLIGHGSSQAPSVFNAIRMAKEAVDNQVMQQLQSQYEVLHNSSSD, from the coding sequence ATGGGATCGACTGGTGTACGGATAGCAATTGACGCAATGGGAGGGGATCACGCACCCAAGGAAATCGTAGCTGGCGCAGTACGAGCTAGCGAAGAATTGGGTGTAAAAGTCCTATTGGTGGGTGATCCCCAACAAATTGCCTCAGCCTTGCCACCAAAAACTAATTTGGAGCGGGTGGAGATCGTTCCTGCTGAGGAAGCGATCGCAATGGATGAGGAGCCTTTGAACGCGGTAAGACGCAAGCGCAAGGCTTCGATTAATGTGGCGATGGATTTAGTCAAGCAGCAACAGGCGGATGCAGTATTTTCTGCGGGTCATTCTGGTGCAGCTATGGCATCGGCTTTGCTCCGCTTGGGACGATTACCAGGAGTTGACCGTCCAGCAATTGGCACAGTTTTCCCAACTATCAAAGCTGGTAAACCTGTACTGATACTCGATGTTGGCGCTAATGTAGACTGCCGTCCCAAGTTTTTAGAACAGTTTGCTGTTGTCGGCTCTACATACAGTAAGTACGTATTGGGAACAGATGAACCCAAAGTTGGTTTGTTGAATATTGGTGAAGAAGACACCAAGGGAAATGAGTTAGCCCTACGTACTCATGAACTGTTAAAAGCAAATCCCAATATCAAATTTATTGGTAATGCCGAAGGTAGAGACGTACTTTCCGGTGAATTTGATGTCATTGTCTGTGATGGCTTTGTCGGCAATATTTTACTCAAATTTGCCGAAGCGATCGGCGGTGTGATTCTGCAAATCCTGCGGGAAGAACTACCCCAAGGACTGCACGGTCAAATCGGCACAGCCATCTTAAAACCCAACCTCAAGCGCATCAAACAGCGCATGGATCACGCAGAACACGGCGGTGCTTTGCTTTTGGGGGTATCAGGTGTTTGTCTAATCGGTCACGGTAGCTCTCAAGCACCTTCAGTATTTAACGCCATCCGCATGGCCAAAGAAGCTGTAGACAATCAGGTGATGCAACAACTGCAATCCCAGTACGAAGTTCTACACAACAGCAGCAGCGATTAG
- a CDS encoding beta-ketoacyl-ACP synthase 3, with protein MQNLGIAITGSGSAVPKTSLHNQELTQLVETSDEWISSRTGIRQRRLALPTESLSELAAAASREAIASAGITAADIDLILLATSTPDDLFGTACKIQAAIGATKAVAFDLTAACSGFVFGLVTAAQYIRTGVYQNVLLIGGDILSRWVDWQDRRTCVLFGDGAGAVVLQANESDRLLGFALKSDGTQNHHLNLAYQGTSQEILPNVNVTQGTYQHITMNGKEVYRFAAQKVPEIIDKALFEAKLTVDQVDWLLLHQANQRILDAVAQRLKIPDHKVISNLANYGNTSAASIPLALDEAVREGKIKTNDIIAASGFGAGLTWGAAIFQWGR; from the coding sequence GTGCAAAATTTAGGCATCGCAATTACCGGAAGTGGTTCAGCAGTACCAAAAACTTCCCTTCACAATCAAGAATTAACCCAACTTGTCGAAACATCAGACGAGTGGATTAGCTCAAGAACGGGGATTCGTCAACGGCGATTAGCGCTACCGACGGAATCCTTAAGCGAACTGGCGGCGGCGGCGAGTAGAGAGGCGATCGCCTCTGCTGGCATCACAGCAGCCGATATAGATTTGATTTTGCTGGCAACATCCACCCCAGACGATTTGTTTGGCACTGCCTGTAAAATTCAAGCTGCCATAGGAGCCACCAAAGCTGTAGCCTTTGATTTAACCGCCGCCTGTTCCGGTTTTGTTTTCGGTCTAGTCACAGCCGCCCAATACATCAGAACTGGCGTGTATCAGAATGTGCTATTGATTGGGGGTGATATCCTCTCTCGTTGGGTAGATTGGCAAGACAGACGCACTTGTGTGTTGTTTGGTGATGGTGCAGGGGCAGTGGTATTGCAAGCCAACGAAAGCGATCGCCTGTTAGGTTTTGCCCTCAAGAGTGATGGTACACAAAATCATCATCTCAACCTTGCTTATCAAGGCACTTCCCAAGAAATCCTCCCCAACGTCAACGTCACCCAAGGCACATATCAACACATCACCATGAACGGCAAAGAAGTTTACCGCTTCGCCGCTCAAAAAGTGCCAGAAATCATTGATAAAGCTTTATTTGAAGCCAAGCTCACTGTTGACCAAGTAGATTGGCTCCTACTGCATCAAGCAAACCAACGCATCCTTGATGCCGTAGCCCAACGCCTAAAAATTCCCGACCACAAAGTCATCAGCAACCTTGCTAATTACGGTAATACCTCCGCCGCTTCCATCCCTCTAGCCTTAGATGAAGCCGTGCGAGAGGGCAAAATTAAAACTAACGACATCATCGCTGCATCCGGCTTTGGCGCAGGTTTAACCTGGGGCGCAGCAATTTTCCAATGGGGAAGATAG
- the fabD gene encoding ACP S-malonyltransferase, with the protein MTKTAWVFPGQGSQALGMGTDLLDIPSAKEKFAQAEAILGWSVSDICQNEEAKLSQTLYTQPCLYVVESILADLIRERGHKPDLVAGHSLGEYIALYVAGVFEWSAGLELVKRRAQLMESAAGGMMAAMMNFDREQLETVISQTPDVVLANDNSPAQVVISGTPEAVQTVMAQVKAKRSVPLKVSGAFHSHLMTAAAAEFQEILENIEFKQATVPVLSNVEPEPAVDAQILKQRLTQQMTGSVRWREISLALPAQGIEKVVEIGPGNVLTGLIKRTISDVILENVRNAAELPN; encoded by the coding sequence ATGACAAAAACTGCATGGGTGTTTCCCGGACAAGGTTCTCAAGCACTGGGTATGGGAACAGACTTATTAGATATACCAAGTGCTAAAGAAAAATTTGCTCAAGCTGAGGCTATCTTAGGATGGTCTGTGAGCGACATCTGCCAAAACGAAGAAGCAAAATTATCACAGACACTCTACACTCAACCGTGTCTTTACGTAGTTGAGAGTATCTTGGCAGACCTCATCCGGGAACGAGGACATAAACCAGATTTAGTTGCAGGTCATAGTTTAGGAGAATATATCGCCCTTTACGTCGCTGGTGTATTTGAATGGTCGGCTGGGTTGGAACTGGTCAAGCGCCGCGCCCAACTCATGGAAAGTGCAGCCGGAGGTATGATGGCGGCGATGATGAACTTTGACCGCGAACAGTTAGAAACAGTAATTTCCCAGACCCCTGATGTGGTGTTGGCTAATGATAATAGTCCCGCACAGGTTGTAATTTCCGGCACACCAGAAGCAGTGCAAACTGTAATGGCGCAAGTAAAAGCCAAACGTTCTGTACCCTTGAAAGTATCGGGTGCGTTTCACTCACATCTCATGACGGCGGCGGCGGCGGAGTTTCAAGAAATTTTGGAAAATATAGAATTTAAGCAAGCTACAGTTCCTGTATTATCCAACGTCGAGCCAGAACCAGCCGTTGATGCGCAAATTTTAAAACAACGCCTCACACAACAAATGACAGGTTCGGTACGCTGGCGAGAAATATCCTTAGCCCTACCAGCCCAAGGCATTGAGAAAGTAGTAGAAATTGGCCCAGGTAACGTACTCACTGGTTTAATCAAACGTACTATTTCTGATGTAATTTTAGAAAACGTCCGCAACGCTGCGGAATTGCCAAATTAG
- a CDS encoding lysophospholipid acyltransferase family protein yields the protein MSRTREPLISLALYHAFKWSIVSPMLHGYFRGRIYGVENVPQTGPIVVVSNHASYFDPPIVSNCVRRPVAYMAKQELFEVPVLAQAIKLYGAYPVSRGSADRNAIRSALEYLENGWAVGVFLEGTRTPDGRIHDPKRGAALLAAKAKAPILPVCLWGSEKILQKGSSLPHAVPLTVRIGNLIDTPTSTNKEELEAITQKCTAVINEMHDLGR from the coding sequence ATGTCTCGAACCCGTGAACCTTTAATTAGTTTGGCGCTTTACCATGCGTTTAAATGGTCTATTGTGAGTCCGATGCTACATGGTTACTTTCGGGGTCGAATTTATGGTGTGGAAAATGTTCCGCAAACAGGCCCGATAGTCGTTGTAAGTAATCATGCAAGTTATTTTGACCCGCCAATTGTCTCTAACTGTGTACGCCGTCCAGTAGCATACATGGCCAAACAGGAATTATTTGAAGTTCCTGTTTTGGCACAGGCGATTAAATTATATGGTGCTTACCCAGTCAGCCGGGGAAGTGCCGATCGCAATGCCATCCGTTCAGCGCTAGAGTATTTAGAAAATGGCTGGGCTGTGGGTGTGTTCTTGGAAGGTACTCGCACACCGGATGGGCGTATTCATGACCCGAAAAGGGGTGCAGCACTGTTAGCCGCTAAGGCTAAAGCACCAATATTGCCTGTGTGCTTGTGGGGTTCGGAAAAGATTTTACAAAAAGGTTCATCTTTACCCCATGCAGTTCCTCTGACTGTAAGAATTGGCAATTTAATTGATACGCCTACTTCTACAAATAAAGAAGAGTTGGAGGCAATAACCCAAAAGTGTACTGCTGTGATAAATGAAATGCACGATTTAGGGCGTTAA
- a CDS encoding rubrerythrin family protein — MDLSNFTTLQNLEAAFGGESMANRKYLFFADVARKLGFTDLAKLFRETAEQETEHAFAHFELLHPELVVKDPAALTDEQKREIVSRCLSLAIEGETYEYTTMYPDFAAAAQSDRDNPAAEEFLKQAQESSEHATTFRDAAHRFGLLKFIENYHADRYSEALEVLNGGQAVTRVVGEDPSTRKWICRQCSMIYDPVAGDPDSGIAPGTPFEAIPDDWYCPICGATKKTFKPLEEKIAA, encoded by the coding sequence ATGGATTTATCGAACTTTACCACACTGCAAAACTTGGAAGCTGCCTTTGGTGGCGAATCGATGGCAAACCGTAAGTATCTATTTTTTGCCGATGTAGCGCGTAAGCTGGGATTTACAGATTTAGCTAAACTATTCCGTGAAACCGCAGAACAAGAAACAGAACATGCTTTTGCCCATTTTGAATTACTGCACCCGGAATTGGTTGTCAAAGATCCTGCCGCTTTGACTGACGAACAGAAGCGGGAAATTGTCTCTCGTTGCTTATCTTTGGCGATTGAAGGCGAGACTTACGAATATACAACAATGTATCCTGATTTTGCCGCAGCAGCTCAAAGCGATCGCGATAATCCTGCGGCGGAAGAATTTCTCAAACAAGCGCAAGAATCTAGCGAACACGCCACTACTTTCCGTGACGCTGCACATCGCTTTGGTTTATTAAAGTTTATCGAAAATTACCACGCCGATCGCTATAGTGAAGCTTTAGAAGTATTAAATGGTGGGCAAGCAGTTACTAGAGTAGTTGGCGAAGATCCCAGCACTCGCAAGTGGATTTGTAGACAATGCAGTATGATTTACGATCCTGTGGCTGGTGATCCTGATTCTGGTATTGCACCCGGTACACCATTTGAAGCTATTCCTGATGATTGGTATTGTCCAATTTGTGGTGCTACTAAGAAGACTTTTAAACCTCTTGAGGAAAAAATCGCTGCTTAG